One window from the genome of Metabacillus flavus encodes:
- a CDS encoding ribonuclease H-like YkuK family protein translates to MSDTFAFYNVTEENMTLQDVISRLKSFIQKDPRSVYVLSIGTDSHVHQKETKFITAIHLHRVGKGAWGCLKNYVLPRPINSVHEKISTETALSQELAYSFITLYLGGLTDILIPFSDEGADLTFEIHLDIGRKGVTKDLIQEMTGRITAMGVEARIKPDSYTAFSYANRYTK, encoded by the coding sequence ATGAGCGATACGTTTGCCTTTTATAATGTAACGGAAGAGAACATGACACTTCAGGATGTAATATCACGCCTAAAATCCTTTATCCAAAAGGATCCGCGGTCTGTTTATGTGTTGTCGATCGGTACAGACTCCCATGTTCATCAAAAGGAAACGAAATTCATTACGGCTATTCATCTTCACCGAGTGGGAAAAGGGGCCTGGGGGTGCCTGAAAAATTATGTTCTTCCCAGGCCGATTAACAGTGTTCATGAAAAAATTTCGACGGAAACCGCGCTTAGTCAGGAATTGGCTTACTCTTTTATCACCCTTTATTTGGGAGGATTGACTGATATTCTCATCCCATTTTCGGATGAAGGGGCAGATTTGACTTTCGAAATTCACCTTGATATCGGAAGAAAAGGCGTAACGAAAGACCTCATTCAGGAAATGACAGGGAGAATTACGGCAATGGGGGTTGAAGCGAGAATAAAACCAGATTCTTACACTGCCTTCAGCTATGCGAACCGATATACAAAATAA
- the cbpB gene encoding cyclic-di-AMP-binding protein CbpB, whose protein sequence is MITLRAEKIMEINIQDLMIPGDKVAHVQLGNNLEHALLVLTRTGYTAIPVLDSSYKLHGLIGTNMIIDAIMGLERIEAERLSEIKVSEVMNFDIPRLKITDSAAKGLEIVVDHPFVCVESGDGYFEGIFTRREILKQLDRHVKRLNRG, encoded by the coding sequence ATGATTACTCTTCGGGCTGAAAAAATTATGGAAATTAACATTCAGGATTTAATGATACCGGGCGACAAAGTTGCCCACGTGCAGCTGGGGAACAATTTGGAGCACGCTCTTCTGGTTCTGACAAGAACAGGCTATACCGCCATTCCAGTTCTTGACTCTTCCTATAAACTGCATGGATTAATCGGAACAAATATGATAATTGATGCCATTATGGGTCTTGAACGGATTGAAGCTGAAAGACTGAGCGAAATTAAAGTGTCAGAGGTTATGAACTTTGATATTCCAAGGCTAAAAATTACCGATTCTGCGGCTAAAGGCCTTGAAATTGTGGTAGATCATCCGTTTGTCTGTGTGGAGAGCGGAGACGGCTATTTCGAAGGAATCTTTACGAGGCGTGAAATTTTGAAACAGCTTGACCGCCATGTGAAAAGATTAAACAGGGGCTGA
- the dapD gene encoding 2,3,4,5-tetrahydropyridine-2,6-dicarboxylate N-acetyltransferase yields the protein MKMMDANEIISFIQNSTKSTPVKVYVKGDVEGIDFGASSKTFLNSGSGVVFGEWAEIKEAIEANESKIEDYVVENDRRNSAIPLLDMKGIKARIEPGAIIRDQVEIGDNAVIMMGASINIGSVIGEGTMIDMNVVLGGRATVGKNCHIGAGSVLAGVIEPPSAKPVVIEDDVLVGANAVILEGVTVGKGAVVAAGAIVVEDVAPYTVVAGTPAKKIKDIDEKTKSKIEIKQELRQL from the coding sequence ATGAAAATGATGGATGCAAATGAGATTATTTCATTTATTCAAAATAGCACGAAATCCACACCTGTAAAGGTTTATGTTAAAGGGGATGTTGAAGGAATTGATTTCGGGGCTTCCTCTAAAACCTTTTTAAACAGCGGCAGCGGAGTTGTTTTCGGTGAATGGGCAGAAATTAAAGAAGCAATTGAAGCTAATGAAAGTAAAATCGAAGACTATGTTGTAGAAAATGACCGCCGCAACTCAGCGATTCCTTTACTTGATATGAAAGGAATCAAAGCGCGCATTGAGCCTGGCGCCATTATCCGTGATCAAGTTGAAATCGGAGACAACGCTGTAATCATGATGGGTGCTTCCATTAACATCGGTTCTGTTATCGGAGAAGGAACAATGATCGACATGAATGTCGTTCTTGGAGGAAGAGCAACCGTAGGAAAGAACTGCCACATTGGTGCAGGTTCCGTACTTGCAGGGGTTATTGAGCCGCCTTCCGCAAAGCCGGTCGTTATTGAAGATGATGTATTGGTTGGAGCAAACGCTGTAATCCTTGAAGGCGTAACAGTCGGTAAAGGAGCAGTTGTAGCAGCAGGAGCAATCGTAGTAGAAGACGTGGCTCCTTATACAGTTGTTGCTGGAACTCCTGCTAAAAAAATAAAAGATATCGACGAAAAAACTAAATCTAAAATCGAAATCAAACAAGAGCTTCGTCAACTGTAA
- a CDS encoding LysR family transcriptional regulator, with translation MQITELRMLLVLSEEMNMRKAAERLFVSQPALSQRLQSIEKTWGAKIFIRSQKGLTLTPAGEKIVDYAKEMVLREEKVREEISSLEGEVSGTLRLAVASIIGQHWLPKVLKTYVQRYPQAKISLITGWSSEIIKSLYEDNVHIGIVRGSLEWRGVKKHLLRDELYLVDTELRNAEELMTTERPFIQFRSDSTYYQEIQDWWHRKFQTSPKRTIVVDQIETCKQMAYNGIGYAILPSVALDENEPIYKVPLTDPEGNPIARDTWMIGYEAAFQLKQVQAFLEVVEDWSNEAERENGI, from the coding sequence TTGCAGATTACAGAATTACGAATGCTGCTAGTCCTGTCAGAAGAAATGAATATGAGAAAAGCAGCGGAGCGTTTATTCGTCTCCCAGCCTGCCTTGTCACAGCGGCTGCAATCGATTGAAAAAACCTGGGGAGCCAAAATATTTATCCGGTCACAAAAGGGTCTTACGCTTACACCTGCAGGGGAAAAAATAGTGGACTATGCAAAAGAAATGGTTCTCCGTGAAGAAAAGGTAAGAGAAGAAATATCTTCTCTTGAAGGGGAGGTCAGCGGGACGCTAAGACTTGCCGTCGCCTCTATCATTGGCCAGCATTGGCTCCCGAAAGTGCTTAAAACATACGTTCAAAGATATCCTCAAGCAAAAATCTCCCTTATTACAGGGTGGAGCAGCGAGATCATAAAAAGTCTTTATGAAGACAACGTTCATATAGGCATTGTCAGAGGGAGTCTCGAATGGCGCGGGGTAAAGAAGCATCTGCTTAGAGATGAACTCTATCTCGTAGATACAGAACTTCGCAATGCGGAAGAGCTGATGACGACAGAACGGCCATTTATCCAATTCCGCAGTGATTCCACCTATTATCAGGAAATACAGGACTGGTGGCACCGAAAATTTCAAACCTCGCCTAAGCGGACCATTGTCGTTGACCAGATTGAGACGTGTAAGCAAATGGCATATAACGGAATAGGTTATGCGATCCTCCCCTCGGTAGCCCTTGATGAGAATGAGCCGATTTATAAAGTCCCGCTCACGGATCCGGAGGGGAATCCAATAGCCAGGGATACATGGATGATAGGATATGAGGCAGCCTTCCAGCTCAAGCAGGTTCAGGCGTTCTTAGAGGTAGTCGAAGATTGGTCGAATGAAGCAGAACGGGAGAACGGCATCTGA
- a CDS encoding YkuJ family protein, with translation MSQLTGIISRLQSLQETAAGNEPSQRFFEVEGEKRCSVKYFEKNEMFELEVYEKGGKPQTYQFDNIDIIAIEIFDLLQA, from the coding sequence ATGTCTCAATTAACAGGTATTATCAGCCGTCTACAAAGTCTACAGGAAACAGCAGCAGGAAATGAGCCTTCCCAGCGTTTTTTTGAAGTAGAAGGTGAGAAGCGCTGCAGCGTAAAATATTTCGAGAAAAACGAAATGTTCGAACTTGAAGTTTATGAAAAAGGCGGAAAGCCTCAGACTTACCAATTCGATAACATTGATATCATTGCCATTGAAATTTTCGACCTTTTACAAGCCTAA
- the abbA gene encoding antirepressor AbbA gives MGLADKRLSSEEQELLISLLMKQEYAIELLSSELNDIESGEKAVDMETYKQLTVLYDRIRFE, from the coding sequence ATGGGTTTGGCAGATAAAAGACTCTCAAGTGAAGAGCAGGAGCTACTAATCAGTTTGTTAATGAAGCAAGAGTATGCCATTGAGCTTTTGAGCAGTGAGTTGAACGATATCGAAAGCGGCGAGAAAGCAGTCGATATGGAAACATACAAGCAGCTGACAGTTCTTTATGACCGAATTCGTTTTGAGTGA
- a CDS encoding VOC family protein — MKKIEFIKIDHVQICVPVDCEEKAREFYLKLLGFNEVRKPESLRKNGGFWCQAGEIEVHIGLEDMEFTRSKRHPAFEVADIEAARRLLMESGVMMNEEPPISGRDRFSFSDPFGNRIEFLQYK, encoded by the coding sequence TTGAAAAAGATAGAGTTTATTAAAATAGATCATGTGCAAATTTGCGTGCCTGTTGATTGTGAAGAAAAAGCAAGGGAATTTTACTTGAAATTGCTTGGGTTTAACGAAGTCAGGAAGCCTGAAAGCTTAAGAAAGAATGGTGGTTTCTGGTGTCAGGCAGGGGAAATTGAAGTTCATATCGGATTAGAGGATATGGAGTTTACAAGAAGCAAAAGGCACCCCGCCTTCGAAGTGGCAGATATTGAAGCAGCAAGACGTCTGCTTATGGAGTCCGGAGTGATGATGAACGAGGAGCCTCCAATATCTGGAAGAGACCGCTTCAGCTTCTCGGATCCGTTCGGAAACCGGATTGAATTTTTACAGTACAAATAA
- a CDS encoding sulfite exporter TauE/SafE family protein has product MEWPLLFIGAITSFLGTLAGGGGLIGMPAMILYGLPIHQIIAAVKFSNTISSFSSFFFLLRSDEIKMKEVIKIIPFALAGGITGASLAGMIPEKFMNGIALILLAFALLLSMIKNPQKRSDPSSKLPAKSFPMIYGIGVYDGLFGPGQATLSMYMYFQIGLSYLQSIAYTRFQTFISCIGAFTMYLSAGMVNFKAAIPLAIGSVIGAQLSVRTAKFISFASAKWIIRGATVLLIGQIVYQLIQ; this is encoded by the coding sequence ATGGAGTGGCCGCTTCTCTTTATCGGAGCCATCACTTCTTTCCTTGGAACACTTGCTGGCGGAGGCGGACTGATTGGGATGCCGGCAATGATTTTGTATGGACTTCCCATTCACCAAATTATCGCAGCTGTAAAATTTTCAAATACAATCAGCTCATTTTCAAGTTTTTTCTTTTTGCTGAGAAGTGATGAAATCAAGATGAAAGAGGTAATCAAAATTATCCCTTTTGCTTTGGCAGGAGGGATAACCGGTGCGTCTCTAGCAGGAATGATCCCTGAAAAGTTCATGAATGGAATCGCCCTCATTCTTTTGGCTTTTGCTCTTCTCTTAAGCATGATAAAGAATCCGCAAAAAAGAAGCGATCCAAGCAGCAAGCTCCCGGCCAAGTCATTTCCAATGATATATGGGATCGGTGTGTATGATGGGTTATTCGGCCCAGGCCAGGCTACATTGAGCATGTATATGTATTTTCAGATCGGACTGTCATATCTTCAATCCATCGCTTACACAAGATTCCAAACCTTCATCAGCTGTATTGGAGCCTTTACGATGTATTTATCAGCAGGTATGGTCAATTTCAAAGCGGCCATTCCGCTCGCCATCGGTTCTGTAATCGGTGCGCAGCTGTCAGTCAGAACCGCCAAGTTTATTTCTTTTGCATCAGCTAAATGGATTATCAGGGGGGCTACCGTGCTATTAATTGGTCAAATCGTTTATCAGCTTATTCAATAG
- a CDS encoding MBL fold metallo-hydrolase, producing MPHIKSGLSELGLSVTAIKYIIVTHVHLDHAGGAGLLLKECPDAKIIVHPKGARHLVCPERLIAGAKAVYKEDFDVLFDPVIPVPEERILIMGDKEQLAISENCVLEFIDSPGHANHHFSIFDPISKGIFAGDVLGIVYEDDSFGRFCLPSTSPNQFNPEAMLKSAERL from the coding sequence ATCCCGCACATCAAATCAGGCTTATCGGAGCTTGGGCTGTCTGTAACAGCTATAAAATATATCATTGTTACGCACGTCCATCTGGATCACGCAGGAGGGGCAGGATTGCTTTTAAAAGAATGCCCAGATGCCAAAATCATTGTTCACCCTAAAGGTGCCCGCCATCTTGTTTGTCCTGAGAGACTGATTGCCGGTGCGAAGGCCGTTTATAAGGAAGATTTTGATGTCCTTTTTGATCCGGTTATTCCTGTTCCTGAAGAACGGATTCTAATCATGGGGGATAAAGAACAATTGGCGATTAGCGAAAATTGTGTCCTGGAGTTTATTGATTCACCCGGACATGCCAATCATCATTTCAGCATATTTGATCCAATAAGTAAAGGGATTTTTGCCGGAGACGTTCTCGGTATTGTTTATGAGGACGATTCATTCGGCAGGTTTTGTCTTCCTTCCACCTCTCCCAATCAGTTCAATCCGGAAGCAATGCTTAAGTCTGCAGAACGCTTGTAA
- a CDS encoding glutaredoxin domain-containing protein, whose protein sequence is MTKKITVYTQPDCPPCKIVKQFLDHHHVMFDEIDISKDQIARDHLIKNLQSYSTPTITVDGFIVKGFDLPALEKLVL, encoded by the coding sequence ATGACAAAAAAGATTACAGTGTATACGCAGCCTGACTGTCCCCCATGTAAAATCGTTAAGCAATTCTTGGATCACCATCATGTGATGTTTGATGAAATAGATATTTCGAAGGACCAAATAGCCAGAGACCATTTAATTAAAAATCTGCAATCCTATTCTACACCCACGATTACAGTGGATGGATTTATTGTTAAAGGTTTTGATCTTCCGGCACTTGAAAAATTAGTACTGTAA